In Wolinella succinogenes DSM 1740, a single genomic region encodes these proteins:
- a CDS encoding response regulator produces MTPKRLLIVEDSRSINRYLSEYLLELGFLIRSVFSLKEAMEAMREESFDYGIFDLTLPDGDAREMVSRAIRQSKVIILTSNENQLIRDDYFKLGVLDYISKNNPMDYICKQIELLIEKVEHNNQYTILVVDDSRAIREMCKSVFEIRNYSIALASSGKEALELIESERIDLVILDLFLPDVHGLEILYKIRENSQNLTLPVIALSSTLNNDHIAKVLKHGANDFINKPFSIEQIILKAANLIKDAHAERELAERLLEVEELKRRLDDAQRIAKMGSFEEDLSQKNTWWSRGIYELLGYTPFEVEPRAELFFQHIKEPHRTLIKEHYLHLNQSQETQYISEDYEILTKKGEGRWLNSSVKLIRDEKGTLLKAQGAILDVTENKRLRDELLRFNIELEKRVRHEVMGKLRLERQFRQLFENSYDAILLIDYRQRRIIDCNQTAQKLLGYSKEELRLLPPYRLLRAMSARSIKPIFQDILAKRREIHDITLLSQSGEQLLGQLSFNTLQEEDSNLLLCSFRNLTEQYLLKEEKNHQQNLLIQQSKLAAMGEMIGSIAHQWRQPINALAVKIQDIELAYENEELTPSYVDHFVHSSMDLISFMSHTIDDFRNFFRPSKATSTFKVLEEIQKSIAMVQNQARLSQISCLLHSELPKDFTITGYQNELKQVLLNLLKNAIDSVEERIVLDPLCERKIDLFLSLKEPFLEIQIQDTGVGIPQGIKEKIFDPYFTTKEQGKGTGIGLYMSKIIIEKNMEGKISVINQEPPGSGALFTLLIPIELRKDAKHGPTHAFL; encoded by the coding sequence ATGACCCCAAAGCGCCTCCTCATCGTTGAAGATTCCCGCTCGATCAATCGCTATTTGAGCGAATACCTTTTAGAGCTAGGGTTTCTTATTCGTTCGGTCTTCTCTCTCAAAGAGGCGATGGAGGCGATGCGTGAGGAGTCTTTTGATTATGGGATTTTTGATCTCACGCTGCCTGATGGAGACGCTAGAGAGATGGTCTCTAGGGCGATTCGCCAATCCAAGGTGATCATCCTCACCTCCAATGAAAATCAGCTCATCCGCGATGATTACTTCAAGCTTGGTGTTTTGGACTACATCTCCAAAAACAACCCAATGGACTACATCTGCAAGCAGATTGAGCTTCTCATCGAAAAGGTGGAGCACAACAACCAATACACGATTCTAGTGGTGGACGATTCCCGTGCCATTCGCGAAATGTGCAAAAGCGTCTTTGAGATACGCAACTACTCCATTGCCCTTGCCTCCAGTGGGAAAGAGGCGCTAGAGCTCATCGAGAGCGAGCGGATTGACCTTGTGATTCTCGATCTCTTTTTGCCCGATGTGCATGGTCTAGAGATTCTCTACAAGATTCGAGAAAATAGCCAAAACCTCACCCTCCCTGTGATCGCCCTCTCCTCCACGCTCAACAACGACCATATCGCCAAGGTGCTCAAGCATGGAGCCAACGACTTCATCAACAAACCCTTCTCCATCGAACAGATCATCCTCAAAGCCGCCAATCTCATCAAAGACGCCCACGCCGAACGAGAGCTCGCCGAACGACTCTTGGAGGTTGAAGAGCTCAAGCGTCGCTTAGATGATGCTCAAAGAATCGCCAAAATGGGTAGCTTTGAAGAGGATCTATCCCAAAAAAACACTTGGTGGTCTAGGGGAATCTATGAGCTTCTTGGCTACACCCCTTTTGAGGTTGAGCCTCGCGCGGAGCTCTTTTTTCAACACATAAAAGAGCCTCATCGCACCCTCATTAAAGAACACTATCTTCACCTCAACCAGAGCCAAGAGACCCAATACATCTCCGAAGATTACGAGATTCTCACTAAAAAAGGAGAGGGGCGCTGGCTCAACTCTAGCGTCAAGCTCATTCGAGATGAAAAAGGAACTCTCCTTAAAGCCCAAGGAGCGATTCTTGATGTGACAGAGAACAAGCGCCTTCGCGATGAGCTTTTGCGGTTCAATATAGAGCTAGAGAAGCGCGTCCGCCACGAAGTGATGGGCAAACTTCGCCTAGAGAGACAATTCCGTCAACTCTTTGAAAACAGCTACGATGCCATCCTTCTCATCGATTATCGCCAGCGCCGCATTATCGACTGCAATCAGACCGCCCAAAAGCTCTTAGGTTACTCCAAGGAGGAGCTAAGACTCTTGCCCCCCTATCGCCTTCTTCGTGCTATGAGCGCACGCTCTATCAAGCCCATTTTCCAAGATATCCTAGCTAAACGGCGAGAGATTCATGACATCACTCTCTTAAGTCAAAGCGGCGAACAGCTCCTAGGACAACTCAGCTTCAATACCCTCCAAGAAGAAGATTCCAATCTGCTTCTTTGCAGTTTCAGGAATCTCACTGAGCAGTATCTCCTCAAAGAGGAGAAGAATCACCAGCAAAATCTGCTCATTCAACAAAGCAAGCTCGCCGCTATGGGGGAGATGATCGGCTCTATCGCTCATCAGTGGAGGCAACCTATCAATGCCCTAGCCGTCAAAATCCAAGATATTGAACTCGCCTATGAAAATGAAGAGCTCACCCCCTCTTATGTGGACCATTTTGTCCACTCCTCCATGGATCTCATCAGCTTTATGTCGCACACCATCGATGACTTTCGTAACTTTTTTCGCCCCTCCAAGGCCACCTCAACCTTCAAGGTGCTAGAGGAGATTCAAAAAAGTATTGCCATGGTTCAAAATCAAGCTCGACTCTCTCAAATCTCCTGTCTGCTCCACTCTGAGCTTCCCAAAGATTTCACCATCACTGGCTACCAAAACGAGCTCAAGCAGGTGCTTCTCAATCTCCTCAAAAATGCCATCGATTCTGTTGAAGAGAGAATCGTGCTTGATCCTCTTTGTGAGCGGAAAATTGACCTTTTTCTCTCCCTTAAAGAGCCTTTTTTGGAGATTCAAATCCAAGACACAGGAGTGGGCATCCCCCAAGGAATCAAAGAGAAGATTTTTGATCCCTATTTCACCACCAAAGAGCAGGGAAAAGGGACAGGAATTGGACTCTATATGAGTAAAATCATCATTGAAAAAAACATGGAGGGGAAAATCTCCGTCATCAACCAAGAGCCCCCAGGGAGTGGGGCGCTCTTCACTCTGCTCATCCCCATTGAGCTTCGCAAGGATGCCAAACATGGTCCGACTCACGCCTTTTTATAA
- the purB gene encoding adenylosuccinate lyase: protein MVERYAREEMKNLWTQEAKYDAWLKVEKAAVKAWNRLGLIPDEACEKICANASFSVARIDEIEATTKHDVIAFLTSVSESLGEESRFVHYGMTSSDCIDTAVALQMRDSLSLILQDVNELMEALKKRALEHQHTLMVGRSHGIHGEPITFGLVLAIWYDEIHRHLKALQETMKVISAGKISGAMGNFAHAPLELEEYVCEELGLTPAPASNQVIQRDRYARLMSDLALLASSCEKIAIAIRHYQRTEVYEAEEYFSPGQKGSSAMPHKRNPVLTENITGLCRMIRSYAIPAMENVALWHERDISHSSVERFILPDGFITTDFMLKRLTGVIEKLVVYPENMMKNLNLTGGLVFSQRILLELPLQGVSREDAYKIVQRNAMKVWADLQQGKSALNEKGESLYLQHLLGDEELREKLSEEAIRACFDYGYYTKNVGGIFSRVFG, encoded by the coding sequence ATGGTTGAGCGCTACGCTAGGGAAGAGATGAAGAATCTATGGACACAAGAGGCCAAATATGATGCATGGCTCAAGGTTGAAAAAGCCGCAGTCAAAGCATGGAATCGCTTGGGTCTCATCCCCGATGAGGCGTGTGAAAAAATCTGTGCCAATGCCTCTTTTAGCGTAGCAAGAATCGATGAGATCGAAGCGACCACCAAGCATGATGTGATCGCTTTCCTCACCTCAGTCTCTGAGAGCCTCGGCGAGGAATCGCGCTTTGTCCACTATGGCATGACCAGCTCTGATTGTATCGATACCGCTGTTGCCCTCCAGATGCGCGATAGTCTAAGCCTTATCCTCCAAGATGTGAACGAATTGATGGAGGCGCTCAAAAAACGCGCACTTGAGCATCAACACACTCTCATGGTCGGACGAAGCCACGGAATCCATGGCGAACCCATCACTTTTGGATTGGTGTTAGCGATTTGGTATGATGAGATCCATCGCCACCTCAAAGCCCTCCAAGAGACGATGAAGGTGATCTCTGCGGGCAAAATAAGCGGTGCGATGGGTAACTTCGCCCACGCCCCCTTAGAGCTTGAGGAGTATGTCTGCGAAGAGCTTGGGCTCACTCCAGCGCCTGCAAGCAACCAAGTGATTCAGCGCGATCGCTACGCTAGGCTTATGAGCGACCTTGCGCTCCTAGCGAGCAGTTGCGAAAAGATCGCCATTGCTATACGGCACTATCAGCGCACCGAGGTTTACGAGGCGGAGGAGTATTTCTCCCCCGGTCAAAAGGGAAGCTCCGCCATGCCCCACAAGCGTAATCCTGTCCTCACCGAAAACATCACAGGGCTTTGCCGCATGATTCGAAGCTATGCGATTCCCGCCATGGAGAATGTCGCCCTTTGGCATGAGCGTGACATCTCTCACAGTTCCGTGGAGCGATTCATCCTGCCTGATGGCTTTATCACCACCGATTTCATGCTCAAGCGCCTCACTGGAGTGATCGAAAAGCTAGTGGTCTATCCAGAAAACATGATGAAAAACCTCAACCTCACGGGCGGTCTTGTCTTCTCTCAAAGAATCCTTCTAGAGCTTCCTTTGCAGGGGGTGAGTCGTGAGGATGCCTACAAGATCGTTCAGCGCAATGCGATGAAGGTTTGGGCCGATCTCCAGCAAGGGAAAAGCGCGCTCAATGAGAAAGGTGAGAGCCTCTACCTCCAGCACCTCTTAGGGGATGAAGAGCTTCGCGAAAAGCTCTCCGAAGAGGCCATCAGAGCCTGCTTTGACTATGGTTATTACACCAAAAATGTGGGGGGAATCTTCTCCCGCGTCTTTGGATAA
- a CDS encoding RluA family pseudouridine synthase yields the protein MAFVQKTFHLHTPTPLFLFLMREFSISQKEAQKWIDKGRVRIQGEPFLDKSARVSGELEVLFFRPDSRGLEPLFIAPFFALFDKPADLLVHPKGTFEHYSLMDEVRLRFGQEADLAHRIDKETSGIVLITRSKKEGAILKINFFNREVKKCYWALVRGKMEGERILDFPLKAQSKRLDLGVRMRVDEKGKSSLTQIKALDYEALSDTTLVEASPLTGRTHQIRLHLAHAGYPILGDPLYGTSDELSRAYLEQAMDQEERRRCFGASRLMLHAQGLGFPYKGSWYEIVSGQDFLGEVEGAREALRQFRS from the coding sequence ATGGCTTTCGTCCAAAAAACCTTTCATCTTCACACTCCCACTCCACTCTTTTTATTTTTAATGCGAGAGTTTTCTATCTCCCAAAAAGAGGCGCAAAAGTGGATTGATAAAGGGCGCGTGAGAATCCAAGGAGAGCCCTTTTTAGACAAGAGCGCTAGAGTGAGCGGGGAGCTTGAAGTGCTCTTTTTCAGGCCTGATTCTAGGGGCTTGGAGCCGCTCTTTATCGCTCCTTTTTTTGCCCTCTTTGATAAGCCAGCGGATCTACTGGTTCACCCCAAGGGGACTTTTGAGCACTACTCGCTCATGGATGAGGTGAGGCTGAGGTTTGGCCAAGAGGCGGATTTGGCTCATCGAATCGACAAAGAGACGAGTGGAATCGTGCTTATCACCCGCTCTAAGAAAGAGGGGGCGATTCTAAAAATCAACTTTTTTAATCGCGAGGTCAAAAAGTGTTATTGGGCGCTTGTGAGGGGCAAGATGGAGGGAGAGAGGATTCTTGATTTCCCCCTAAAGGCGCAGAGCAAGCGGCTTGATCTTGGGGTGCGCATGAGGGTGGATGAGAAGGGGAAGAGCTCGCTCACCCAAATCAAAGCGCTTGATTATGAGGCTTTGAGCGACACCACTTTGGTGGAGGCCTCACCGCTCACGGGGCGGACTCATCAGATTCGCCTCCATCTCGCTCACGCAGGGTATCCTATCCTTGGAGACCCCCTCTATGGAACAAGTGATGAGCTAAGCCGTGCCTATCTTGAGCAAGCGATGGATCAGGAGGAGCGAAGACGATGTTTTGGTGCTTCAAGATTGATGCTTCATGCGCAAGGGCTTGGATTCCCCTATAAGGGGAGCTGGTATGAGATCGTGAGTGGACAGGATTTTCTAGGAGAGGTGGAGGGGGCGAGGGAGGCGCTTAGGCAATTCCGCTCTTAA
- a CDS encoding protein-L-isoaspartate(D-aspartate) O-methyltransferase, protein MNHIKTARMVEEIHARFPLSPEVYKALLKVDRELFVPSGLRHLAFMLDALPMSENQWISSPLTVAKMSEYLEPKGADSVLEIGCGSGYQAVVLSHLFRRVFSIERIERLLLEARGRLKTSQISNVNTKLDDGQKGWAQYAPYDRILFSASIPSIPQAIADQLEEGGILIAPIEEGNAQVIKRFEKYRGQLKETKILERCVFVPIKSGIA, encoded by the coding sequence ATGAATCACATCAAAACCGCACGGATGGTGGAGGAGATTCATGCTCGATTCCCCCTCTCTCCTGAGGTTTACAAAGCCCTTCTTAAAGTCGATCGGGAGCTTTTTGTCCCTAGCGGTCTTAGGCATTTGGCCTTCATGCTCGATGCACTCCCCATGAGTGAAAACCAGTGGATTAGCTCCCCTTTAACGGTGGCCAAGATGAGCGAATACTTAGAGCCAAAAGGGGCTGATAGCGTGCTAGAGATTGGGTGTGGGAGCGGTTATCAGGCGGTGGTGCTAAGCCACCTCTTTCGCCGTGTCTTTAGCATTGAGAGAATCGAGCGCCTCCTCCTTGAGGCTAGAGGTCGCCTCAAAACCTCCCAAATCTCCAATGTCAACACCAAACTCGATGATGGACAAAAGGGATGGGCGCAATACGCCCCCTATGATCGCATTCTCTTCTCCGCCTCCATCCCCTCCATCCCTCAAGCCATCGCGGATCAGCTAGAGGAGGGGGGGATACTCATCGCCCCCATCGAGGAGGGTAATGCTCAGGTGATCAAGCGCTTTGAGAAATATCGAGGCCAACTCAAAGAGACCAAAATCCTAGAGCGCTGCGTCTTTGTTCCCATTAAGAGCGGAATTGCCTAA
- a CDS encoding nitrilase-related carbon-nitrogen hydrolase, which translates to MISKRLYSLQFKTKQNFEENLATLKNLISKCREDSIILAPEVSLTHFSYQRMDEAAEFAKEATEELLALSREKTIIVTMIEKNKIDYFNNLKVFHRGELLHKQSKSRLFPLGDEHNHFKAGSEEEIVPFEIDGIKCGAINCFELRFTEIWSRLKGCELLFVPAQWGKERKDHFETLTKALAIANQAFVIASDGANDSMAKGSAIISPFGIVTKDDEKEIIFLDADLTEIKKVRRYINVGL; encoded by the coding sequence ATGATTTCTAAACGACTCTATTCGCTCCAATTCAAAACCAAGCAAAACTTCGAGGAGAATCTCGCCACCCTCAAGAATCTCATCTCCAAATGCCGAGAGGATTCGATCATCCTAGCGCCTGAAGTCTCCCTCACCCACTTCTCTTATCAGCGCATGGATGAGGCGGCCGAGTTTGCCAAAGAGGCCACAGAAGAGCTTCTTGCCCTCTCCAGAGAGAAGACTATCATTGTGACGATGATCGAGAAGAATAAGATTGACTACTTCAACAACCTCAAGGTTTTTCACCGAGGCGAGCTCCTCCACAAACAATCCAAAAGTCGACTCTTCCCCCTTGGCGATGAGCACAACCACTTCAAGGCGGGAAGCGAAGAGGAGATTGTTCCTTTTGAGATTGATGGCATCAAATGCGGCGCCATCAACTGCTTTGAGCTCCGTTTCACCGAAATATGGAGTCGCCTCAAAGGCTGTGAGCTCCTCTTTGTACCTGCTCAGTGGGGCAAAGAGCGCAAGGATCACTTCGAGACCCTCACCAAAGCCCTCGCCATCGCCAATCAAGCCTTTGTGATCGCCAGCGATGGCGCAAACGATAGCATGGCCAAAGGGAGCGCGATCATCTCGCCCTTTGGGATCGTCACCAAGGATGATGAGAAAGAGATCATCTTTTTGGATGCCGATCTCACCGAAATCAAAAAAGTCCGACGCTACATCAACGTAGGACTCTAA
- a CDS encoding ribonucleotide-diphosphate reductase subunit beta produces the protein MIERKKIYNPQSTETVNERKIFGGNPTSIFELNKIKYQWAYNLWKVMLANSWFPEEVNMTPDKRDYNGGLTPAEKLGYDRALSQLIFMDSLQTNNLIDNVNPYITSPEINLILVRQAFEEALHSQSYAVMVESISANTDEIYEMWRVDMQLKSKNDHIAGVYEELAKNPTDSAMLKAMFANQILEGIYFYAGFSFFYTLARSGKMLGSAQMIRFIQRDEVTHLLIFQNMINALKKERPDLFTKSLEEEVVEMFRKAVAVESAWGDYITQGQILGLTSEIIHEYIQYLADDRLKRVGMPILYNAKHPIKWVDQFSSFNEQKTNFFEGNVTNYAKGSINFDDF, from the coding sequence ATGATAGAACGAAAAAAGATCTACAACCCCCAATCCACCGAGACCGTCAATGAACGAAAAATCTTTGGCGGGAATCCCACCAGTATTTTTGAGCTCAACAAAATCAAATATCAATGGGCCTACAATCTCTGGAAAGTGATGCTGGCCAACTCTTGGTTCCCTGAAGAGGTGAACATGACCCCCGATAAGCGCGACTATAACGGAGGTCTCACTCCTGCTGAAAAACTTGGGTATGATCGCGCCCTCTCTCAGCTCATCTTCATGGATTCGCTCCAAACCAACAATCTCATTGATAATGTCAATCCCTACATCACAAGCCCTGAGATCAACCTCATCCTCGTGCGCCAAGCCTTTGAGGAGGCACTCCACTCCCAAAGCTACGCCGTGATGGTGGAATCAATCTCGGCTAACACCGATGAGATTTATGAGATGTGGCGCGTGGATATGCAGCTCAAAAGCAAGAACGATCACATCGCGGGCGTCTATGAGGAGCTCGCCAAAAACCCCACTGATAGCGCCATGCTCAAAGCCATGTTCGCCAACCAAATCCTAGAGGGAATCTACTTCTATGCGGGCTTCTCCTTTTTCTACACACTCGCACGAAGCGGTAAAATGCTAGGAAGTGCGCAGATGATTCGATTCATTCAACGCGATGAAGTAACCCACCTGCTCATCTTCCAGAACATGATCAACGCCCTCAAAAAAGAGCGTCCCGACCTCTTCACCAAAAGTCTTGAAGAGGAGGTGGTTGAGATGTTCAGAAAAGCAGTCGCTGTCGAATCGGCATGGGGAGATTACATCACCCAAGGGCAGATTCTAGGACTCACTAGCGAGATCATCCACGAATATATCCAATACCTCGCCGATGATCGCCTCAAACGCGTTGGAATGCCGATATTGTATAACGCGAAACACCCCATCAAATGGGTGGATCAATTCAGCAGTTTCAACGAGCAAAAGACCAACTTTTTTGAAGGAAATGTCACCAACTACGCCAAAGGGAGTATCAACTTCGATGATTTCTAA